The genomic window ACGACCCAAACTATCGCGCTGGTGGCCCAGACGGAGCAGGCAGTCTCCCGCCTCGCAACGTTCGTGCGCGAAGTCGAGCGCATCAAGGGCGATGCTCGCGGTGACAGGGACAGCCAGACAGGGCGAATGTCCGACGACGTCAGGGAGCGCGCGTATGCGGAGCTCGACGAGCTGTTTAGGAGCAAGATCGCAGGTTTTTCGACGGATGAGCCGGTAGTCGAGTATTGCAACGCGTGGTATGACGAGACGCATCGGGTCCTGCTACGACTGGCTCGGAGTTACCTGGCAGACGCGGGTCCGCAGCCGTTTGCGCGGCGAAAGGTGTACACGAACGCCACATACTCGGCTGCCGAGGCCTTCTCGAGATTGAGCTTCAGCCTAAACGAGCTCCTGGGGAGCATCGGGGCTCCTCGAAAAAAGGAGGGAGTGAGCGACGATGCCTGATCAACGGGGCATAGCAAGAACGGCGGGATTGTATGCCGTCTCGAAGATTCGTGTGCTTCAGCGTGGCTATACGTCGGGGACGGGGCCTTCTGCCTCAAGGGCCCGAGCTTCTCTGGCTGGCTTGCGCAGATTGAGCTCCCTGGCGGGCTCGCCCGTTCTCGAGAATGGTGAGCTTTTGTTTGACGGGTGGCCTGAGCAGGCGTTCCAGAATCTCGGAGCTCGGGAATCTGATAAGGACAGAGCTTTTGCGGCTGTAAAGGGCGTGCTGAACCTTTATGCCATTCATCAGCAGTCTCTTTCGGGGGGATGTGCGATTCTACGTGCGTCGGACGAGTCCGATGAGGATTTTGCTCGGAGGCGCCGAAATGGCACGTTTGGTAAGGCTTGTCGTGAGGCCTGCCCCGATCTCGACGCCGCCGCCGGCATTCAGCGCCGCCTAGCCGCGGTCGCGGCTGCATCGGATATGGATGGTGTCCTATACGGGATGCGCGCCCTTATTCGTCTCATCAAGTCTGGAAAAGGAACACGGATTATCCGACTTGATTATGTGGCGCTTACAGAGGATCTGTATTTGATCCAGCTATCCGGACAGTGGCGGCGATCGGTCTTCTATGGATGGGCGCGCGATTACTTCCAATATCGAAAGGTCGAGGTTGAAAACCAATAGCAACTGCTAGAGCTAACCTTAATTTTGGGGTGATAATCCATGTTTGTGGATATATATGCCATCCAGACTGTTCCACCGAGCAACATTAACCGGGATGATACGGGGAGTCCCAAGACGGCGTACTTCGGGGGGGTCCAACGTGCTCGCGTTTCCAGCCAGGCGTGGAAGCGCGCAATGCGTCAGGAGTTTGAGAAGTATCTCCCGAAGGATTCGCTCGGAGTTCGCACGAAGCTTGCCGCCGAGCTTATTGCACAGAGAATCGTCGAAAAGAGGCCGGATCTAGAGGCCTTGGCGCTGGATTTTGGTGTTGCGACATTAAAGGCGCTGGGCATCGCTGTCGAATCCTCGAAGCGATCGGGAGACGATGAGGGGAAGCAGGCGACGAGCTACCTCGTGTTCATCTCGCGTCGGGAACTCGATGCCTTGAGCGAAGTTGCCATCGGCTGGGCGGACGCCGGACTTAAGCCTGACAAGCTTGACGCTGCGGCAAAGAAGGAGGCAAAAGCCGCGTTTCATGGGACAGGCGCCGTGGACATCGCACTGTTCGGGCGGATGCTTGCGGATGCCCCCGATCTCAACACGGATGCTGCGGCTCAGGTTGCCCACGCTATCTCCGTGGATCGAGTGACGCAGGAATACGACTACTTTACGGCGGTTGACGACTGCTCGTCGGAGGATAACGCGGGAGCTGGCATGATTGGCACCGTCGACTTCAACTCGTCAACGTTGTATCGCTATGCGACGGTGAACATCGACTCTCTGTACGAACAGCTCTCTGACACGGAGGCTACGGCCTGCGGTGTTACGGCGTTTGTCGAGGCATTCGCTCGTTCCATGCCCACTGGTAAGCAAAACACGTTTGCCAACAGGACGCTTCCGAGCTGCATTCTCGTCTCTTTGCGTGACGCCCAGCCTGTGAACGTCGTCTCTGCTTTCGAGTGTCCTGTTACCTCTGCGGTAGATACGTCAGTTGCCCGTCAGGCTGCTGCCAAACTGGGTACAGCGGTCGAGGCTTTCGAGCGGGCGTACGGTATGCCCGCCCACAAAGCGTGGAACACCGTTGTCGGTAAGTCCGTGGTTGAGCTGGATGCCGTGAGCGAGAGTGTTTGCCTCGGGGATCTCGTCGCCGGCTTACATGACGAGGTTCTGGCATATCTGGGATCCGGTGAGTGAGATGGGTGTACTGCTGCTGCGCCTGTCGGGGCCGCTGCAGTCATGGGGAGACTCCTCCCGATTTACGGTGCGCTCGACGCGGCGCGAGCCTACGAAGAGCGGTGTCGTCGGGCTTATTGCTGCTGCTTTGGGGCGTGGGCGGGAAGAGCCTCTGTCCGATTTGTGTGGTCTCGAGTTTGGTGTGCGCGCCGACCAGCCGGGGAGGCTACTGCGTGACTTCCAGACGGAGCGCTCGGCTGATGGCAAGGCTACGATGCCTCTCTCGCAGCGATATTACCTGGCCGACGCCAAGTTTTTGGTGGCGCTTGGGGGAGAGGTCGGGTTGCTGGCTTCGATAGAAAAGGCTCTCGGCCGTCCTCGATGGCCTTTGTTTTTGGGGCGCAGGTCGTGTCCTGCCGATGTCCCTTTGGTCTTGTCCGGGAGGGGCGCTTGTTACGGAGACGTGGTCGAAGCCCTGGCAAACGAGCCTTGGATTGCTTCCGAGTGGTATCGGGCGAGGTTTGGGCGCGATGGAGACAGTGCGACCTATCCCGAATTAGAGGTGTCGCGTGATGCTCGTGCGGGGGAGCGGGGGGAAAGTCAGCCCGACATCCCCCTGAGCTTCGGTGCTGTCCGGCGCTATGGTGTGCGCAGCGTCGTGCGGTACTACGTGCCTAACCCCTGTGGGAATCCCTGTAATGATGTGGGCGGGGATCGACATGTTGAAGAGACGGCGGAGGCTTATCTCGCCATCCACGACCCCATGTTCTTCTAAGGAGGGGAGGATGTATATCTCGAAGTTGCCGCTCAACTCTGCTCGCAGGGGAGCAATGGAGTTGATCGCGTCGCCGAACAAAATGCACGCTGCCGTTGAGCATGCGTTTCCTCCTCGAGAGGAGAGTGGGTCTGCGCAGGGCAGGATTCTTTGGCGCTTGGATATTGTGCCCCGTGGCTCAGAGGATATCTGGTTGTATGTGGTGAGCCCTGACAAGCCCGATTTCACGCATATTTGCGAGCGGGCGGGATGGCCGACGTTAGGGACGTGGGAGACTAAGGACTATGCGCCCCTGCTGGATCGAATAGCAGATGGCCAGGTCTGGAGTTTCAGGTTGAAGGCAAATCCGGTCAGAAAGGTCTCCAAGGATTTGGGGACCCAGAAGAACGAGAATGTTGTCGGAAAAATCCAGGGCCATGTTACCGAGCAGCAGCAGCTCAAATGGCTGCTTTCCCGGTGCGAAGAACATGGGTTCTCTGTTGCGTCGGACAGCGCTGGTGCGCCTGCCGTGCGCTTGAGCCAGCGGGCTAAGGGTGCGTTTCTCCACAAGGGGAGCCACGTTACCCTGACGACGGTGGTGTATGACGGCACACTGGTGGTTTTGGATGCCGAGAAGTTTAGACGCACACTGTGCTACGGGATGGGGCGGGCTAAAGGATTTGGATGTGGCCTGCTTACGGTGGCCCCCGCCCGGGCCATCTTCCGATGAGCGCCGAGATGTCTGGGGGAGGAACGGGTGGGCCTCGTAAGAAGCCTCTGGGCTCCCCTCCCCCGGAGGTCACGGACTTGGCGCGTGTGCAGGATCGTCTGACGTTTGCGTATTTCGAACGCTGCACCGTGAGTCGCTCAGACAACGCCATCACAATCGTCGATGACGAGGGGACGGTGTATCTGCCTGCGGCTTCGCTTAACGTTCTCATGCTGGGACCTGGCACAACGGTTACCCATCGCGCAATGACAACGATAGGGGAAAACGGTGCGACTGTTATTTGGGTTGGAGAGCGCGGGGTCAGGATGTATGCGTTCGGTAAGCCTCTCACGCACTCTTCGGCCCTCTTGCAGCGCCAGGCGGCTCTTGTCTCCAACGCGCGCTCGCGGCTTGCCGTGGCGCGACGCATGTATGGCATGCGTTTTGAGGGCGAAGACGTATCGAAACTCACCATGCAGCAGCTTCGAGGGCGCGAAGGGGCCCGAGTCCGCAAGGTATATCGGGCGCGGTCACACGAGACGGGTGTTCCATGGGACAAAAGGGTGTTTGATCCAAACGATTACGATGCGGGATCGGAGATAAACAAAGCGCTGTCTGCGGCGCATACGTGCCTCTACGGAATCGTGCACGCGGCCATCGTTGCGCTCGGGTGCTCGCCGGGGCTGGGCTTTGTGCACACGGGACACGAGAAGTCGTTTGTGTACGATATTGCCGATCTGTACAAAGCTGATGTTTCAATCCCAGTTGCGTTCAGGGCTGCCGCGACGAAGCCGGATGACATCGGGTCAGTAGTGCGACATGCCATGAGGGACGAGTTCTATAACCTGGCGATTCTCGATCGCATTGTCAGCGATGTAAAGGACTTGCTGCTGGGAGAGGTTGTTCAAGAGCCGGATACGATGGGGGACCTCGTCACGCTTTGGGATGATAAGCGGGGAGAGGTGCCGGCGGGGAAGTCCTACGCAGAGGACTGGGACCTCGGGGCGGTGGAAGAGACATGATCGTTATGGTGTTGACTGCCTGCCCAAGTGGTTTGCGCGGGGATCTGACGCGATGGCTGCTGGAGATAGCCCCAGGCGTGTTCGTTGGCCACGTGTCCGCTCGCGTCCGAGATAAGCTGTGGGAAAGAGTTGTTTCCCTGGCGGAAGGTGGGCGAGCAATCATGGTGTACTCGATGAACAACGAGCAACATCTGGCTTTTAAGGTTCACCAACCTGATTGGGGGCCTGTCGACGTGGATGGGCTGGAACTGATCCGCCGGCCAAAGGGGACTGAGGACTCCACGCTGATGGGTGCGCCAAAGGCGGGGTGGAGCAGCGCGAGCAAGCGCCACCGTGCGCGGAGATATGGCGGATGAAGTTCGTGGCGGGCGGCGTTTCGGGTGCGGGCTTTTTGCTTTGAGAACGGGGCTTTTGCGAGAAGGAAAGTGAATTAAAATCGAGATGCTTCGGCAGGGATCCCGAGGTCAACAAGTGTGCTCCCCGCGTATGCGGGGATGATCCCTGCCTTTCCGGCTGCAGAGGCTGCGCCCGCTGCGTGCTCCCCGCGTATGCGGGGATGATCCCATCCCCTGCGGTACTGTAGTGAGACTGATGATGGTGCTCCCCGCGTATGCGGGGATGATCCCAACGCGTTGGCCGTGGCGAACCAGCAGAGAAACGTGCTCCCCGCGTATGCGGGGATGATCCCTCGAACGGCGTGCGCTGGCGCAAGTGGGCCTCGGTGCTCCCCGCGTATGCGGGGATGATCCCTGGCGGAAGTCGGCCACGAGCTCCGCCGGGCGCGTGCTCCCCGCGTATGCGGGGATGATCCCGCGCGGCGTATCACGGTCTTTCTGGCCATCGCCGTGCTCCCCGCGTATGCGGGGATGATCCCAACTACTCCACGAAGCAGGAGCGCGAGATATCGGTGCTCCCCGCGTATGCGGGGATGATCCCCCAGTCAGGCAGCGTCGAGTTGGGCGTCAGCGCGTGCTCCCCGCGTATGCGGGGATGATCCCGAGCGCATCGTCGAGCACTTCATGCTGCGCGAGGTGCTCCCCGCGTATGCGGGGATGATCCCCTTCGAGCTGGACCCGGACTCGACCGACCCGACGTGCTCCCCGCGTATGCGGGGATGATCCCGAGACGGCCACGGAGCTGACCTGCACCATCAACGTGCTCCCCGCGTATGCGGGGATGATCCTACGGGGTTGCCGTCGTAGTTGGTCAGCTCGATCGTGCTCCCCGCGTATGCGGGGATGATCCCGCCGTATCTGGCATCGTCACCCAAAACGAAAACGTGCTCCCCGCGTATGCGGGGATGATCCCGCGTACGCCAGGTTGTACGCGGCCACCTTTCCGGTGCTCCCCGCGTATGCGGGGATGATCCCGTCGAGGAGTCAGAGTCGCGCTCGCCGGAGATGGTGCTCCCCGCGTATGCGGGGATGATCCCGATGGTGGGTCAAGGAGGGCTAAACGTGCCGCCGTGCTCCCCGCGTATGCCGGGATGATCCCGCAGGCGGACATTGACGCCTTTCTGCGATGAGGGTGCTCCCCGCGTATGCGGGGATGATCCCACCGACCCCGACACGTCCATGGCGTGGTCGTGCGTGCTCCCCGCGTATGCGGGGATGATCCCATAAACCTCGCGGAGCTCCGCCCGACGGGAGACGTGCTCCCCGCGTATGCGGGGATGATCCCCTCCACGCCGCGCTCTACCCTGCGACCGGGGCGGTGCTCCCCGCGTATGCGGGGATGATCCCTAGAAAGGAGCACCACATGAGCACGCACTACGAGTGCTCCCCGCGTATGCGGGGATGATCCCCAGGCCAACGTCATGGCAAACGTCGGCACGGGCGTGCTCCCCGCGTATGCGGGGATGATCCCTACTTCCACGTGGCCTACGCGAGCAGCTCTGACGTGCTCCCCGCGTATGCGGGGATGATCCCGCCATGTCGAGCCTGCTGTCCTCCGCATGGGAGGTGCTCCCCGCGTATGCGGGGATGATCCCATCGTCTCGTTGCCCTGCGGATCTGCCGTCAGGGTGCTCCCCGCGTATGCGGGGATGATCCTTGGGGCTGGGACAACCCCGACTACGACCACGTGGTGCTCCCCGCGTATGCGGGGATGATCCCGACATCAGGTGGAAAGAGACGAAGTCGGGCAAGGTGCTCCCCGCGTATGCGGGGATGATCCGATGACGCCTCGGTGTCCGGCGCGACCGCGCACCGTGCTCCCCGCATGTGCGGGGATGATCCCCACTCCAGCACGACCCGCTTGTCCATGATCGGGGTGCTCCCCGCATGTGCGGGGATGATCCCTTCGTGGACGCCTACGGATACGAGAGGGGTCAGGTGCTCCCCGCATGTGCGGGGATGATCCCCACCCGCCCGCGCCCAGCACGGCCACGGCCGCCGTGCTCCCCGCGTATGCGGGGATGATCCCGCGGCGCACGTCAGGAATCCCCACCCCGCGCCGGTGCTCCCGCGTATGCGGGGATGATCCCTACGACGCGAACGTCTCGTATGGCGACCCCTTTGTGCTCCCCGCGTATGCGGGGATGATCCCATGATGACGCCCCACACGAGGGTCGCGGCACCCGTGCTCCCCGCATATGCGGGGATGACCCCTGGGTGCTCAAGAGCCGCCTGGTCTGGGAGCGCGTGCTCCCCGCGTATGCGGGGATGATCCCGAGGCGTGGAACGGTTTCGTCGAGACGGTCAGCGTGCTCCCCGCGTATGCGGGGATGATCCTCGGGGAGCCCGGCAGCGGCAAGTCGTACAGCCTGTGCTCCCCGCATACGCGGGGATGATCCCGAGATCATGCTGTCGGCCAACCGCCTCGAGTACGTGCTCCCGCATACGCGGGGATGATCCCGTCGAGCAGGGCGCCATCCAGTTCGCCCAGAAGGTGCTCCCCGCATGTGCGGGGATGATCCACCGGCGCTGGCCGACGCCGACAGGGCCCGGCCCAGTGTTCCCCGCATGCGCGGGGATGATCCCGGGATGGAGTCCTACGCCAAGTCCGCCGAGGTCGTGCTCCCCGCACATGCGGGGATGATCCCATGAAGAAAATAGCGGACGGCTTTGGAATGACCGTGCTCCCCGCGCATGCG from Coriobacteriia bacterium includes these protein-coding regions:
- the cas2e gene encoding type I-E CRISPR-associated endoribonuclease Cas2 → MIVMVLTACPSGLRGDLTRWLLEIAPGVFVGHVSARVRDKLWERVVSLAEGGRAIMVYSMNNEQHLAFKVHQPDWGPVDVDGLELIRRPKGTEDSTLMGAPKAGWSSASKRHRARRYGG
- the cas6e gene encoding type I-E CRISPR-associated protein Cas6/Cse3/CasE, which encodes MYISKLPLNSARRGAMELIASPNKMHAAVEHAFPPREESGSAQGRILWRLDIVPRGSEDIWLYVVSPDKPDFTHICERAGWPTLGTWETKDYAPLLDRIADGQVWSFRLKANPVRKVSKDLGTQKNENVVGKIQGHVTEQQQLKWLLSRCEEHGFSVASDSAGAPAVRLSQRAKGAFLHKGSHVTLTTVVYDGTLVVLDAEKFRRTLCYGMGRAKGFGCGLLTVAPARAIFR
- the cas1e gene encoding type I-E CRISPR-associated endonuclease Cas1, which gives rise to MSAEMSGGGTGGPRKKPLGSPPPEVTDLARVQDRLTFAYFERCTVSRSDNAITIVDDEGTVYLPAASLNVLMLGPGTTVTHRAMTTIGENGATVIWVGERGVRMYAFGKPLTHSSALLQRQAALVSNARSRLAVARRMYGMRFEGEDVSKLTMQQLRGREGARVRKVYRARSHETGVPWDKRVFDPNDYDAGSEINKALSAAHTCLYGIVHAAIVALGCSPGLGFVHTGHEKSFVYDIADLYKADVSIPVAFRAAATKPDDIGSVVRHAMRDEFYNLAILDRIVSDVKDLLLGEVVQEPDTMGDLVTLWDDKRGEVPAGKSYAEDWDLGAVEET
- a CDS encoding type I-E CRISPR-associated protein Cse2/CasB, whose amino-acid sequence is MPDQRGIARTAGLYAVSKIRVLQRGYTSGTGPSASRARASLAGLRRLSSLAGSPVLENGELLFDGWPEQAFQNLGARESDKDRAFAAVKGVLNLYAIHQQSLSGGCAILRASDESDEDFARRRRNGTFGKACREACPDLDAAAGIQRRLAAVAAASDMDGVLYGMRALIRLIKSGKGTRIIRLDYVALTEDLYLIQLSGQWRRSVFYGWARDYFQYRKVEVENQ
- the cas5e gene encoding type I-E CRISPR-associated protein Cas5/CasD, with the protein product MGVLLLRLSGPLQSWGDSSRFTVRSTRREPTKSGVVGLIAAALGRGREEPLSDLCGLEFGVRADQPGRLLRDFQTERSADGKATMPLSQRYYLADAKFLVALGGEVGLLASIEKALGRPRWPLFLGRRSCPADVPLVLSGRGACYGDVVEALANEPWIASEWYRARFGRDGDSATYPELEVSRDARAGERGESQPDIPLSFGAVRRYGVRSVVRYYVPNPCGNPCNDVGGDRHVEETAEAYLAIHDPMFF
- the cas7e gene encoding type I-E CRISPR-associated protein Cas7/Cse4/CasC, with translation MFVDIYAIQTVPPSNINRDDTGSPKTAYFGGVQRARVSSQAWKRAMRQEFEKYLPKDSLGVRTKLAAELIAQRIVEKRPDLEALALDFGVATLKALGIAVESSKRSGDDEGKQATSYLVFISRRELDALSEVAIGWADAGLKPDKLDAAAKKEAKAAFHGTGAVDIALFGRMLADAPDLNTDAAAQVAHAISVDRVTQEYDYFTAVDDCSSEDNAGAGMIGTVDFNSSTLYRYATVNIDSLYEQLSDTEATACGVTAFVEAFARSMPTGKQNTFANRTLPSCILVSLRDAQPVNVVSAFECPVTSAVDTSVARQAAAKLGTAVEAFERAYGMPAHKAWNTVVGKSVVELDAVSESVCLGDLVAGLHDEVLAYLGSGE